Proteins from a genomic interval of Paenibacillus sp. FSL H8-0048:
- a CDS encoding helix-turn-helix domain-containing protein, with the protein MIVSEKVGKRIATLRKTKGLSQEQLAELLHVSAQAVSKWETGKSLPETATLPLLSAALNHSIDSILLPQELVVLSAIYTDGQQELEVTQLVNQFVASDRLSLIPGEHLFPHSWNDGRLKLLLVTYETPDGMYSTFVLKDQLLTIDIHSNGYVPSHNELQIIAAHYGNEQAHGSVAAKMKHYEHFRWTQFTATHELFPSLIGCGGQDYLLLVYLNAEGIHAVSCAEGEQIHYSQDRCHLYQTRSSRDQCIIEGIPRLGFGRGQDCSWAGAMTLALTARGIETTYEQVMGHSGACWRAAFEPVWDYSAADALVVYDYSIPACKAYGLSAYRANRLEPQQRTAEKLAILEDIRQGRLPLAINLRVAPEWGVITGYLAEGDVLLCRSYFDDETFSELEADPEFQAHMRISQGYLHVDQWPYRLIRLGDQSAAPSALENLYASLRLKLESMQAEAIASNSTYAVGYKALELWREGLLDHPWYAAADEEAFSRRLSVNHFCMMALADARRCAAAYLRGSLPLVHDPKQQAALEEMSAIYGEMAGLLDKYYKEMLDPAILRTTGTAPRANWTTRQREEQAELLAKVATLEHQGDALAQTVLSLTS; encoded by the coding sequence ATGATCGTTAGCGAAAAAGTTGGTAAACGGATTGCTACCCTCCGCAAAACAAAAGGCTTGTCCCAGGAACAATTAGCGGAACTGCTCCATGTCAGCGCCCAGGCGGTATCCAAGTGGGAGACCGGCAAATCTCTGCCGGAGACGGCCACCCTTCCCTTGCTATCCGCCGCACTCAATCACTCGATTGACAGCATTCTGCTGCCCCAGGAGCTTGTGGTGCTCTCTGCGATCTATACGGATGGTCAGCAGGAGCTGGAGGTTACCCAGCTTGTGAACCAGTTCGTTGCCTCAGACCGCTTAAGCTTAATTCCTGGGGAGCACCTCTTTCCCCACTCCTGGAATGACGGCCGCCTGAAGCTGCTGCTTGTCACCTATGAGACCCCTGACGGTATGTACTCGACCTTTGTACTGAAGGACCAGCTGCTTACGATAGATATTCATTCGAACGGGTATGTCCCAAGCCATAATGAGCTGCAGATTATTGCTGCGCATTATGGAAATGAACAGGCACACGGCAGCGTTGCGGCCAAAATGAAGCATTACGAGCATTTCCGCTGGACTCAGTTCACCGCCACACATGAGCTGTTTCCCAGTCTGATCGGCTGTGGGGGGCAGGACTACCTGCTGCTGGTCTACCTGAATGCAGAAGGTATTCATGCCGTAAGCTGCGCGGAAGGCGAACAGATTCATTACAGCCAGGACCGCTGCCATCTCTATCAGACCCGCTCCTCCCGGGATCAATGCATCATTGAAGGGATTCCGCGGCTGGGCTTCGGACGGGGACAGGATTGCTCCTGGGCAGGGGCCATGACGCTCGCTCTTACCGCCAGAGGCATAGAGACCACCTATGAGCAGGTGATGGGCCATTCAGGAGCCTGCTGGAGAGCGGCTTTTGAACCGGTATGGGATTACAGCGCTGCGGATGCCCTTGTCGTCTATGACTACTCTATTCCCGCCTGCAAAGCTTATGGACTAAGCGCCTACCGGGCCAACCGGTTAGAGCCGCAGCAGCGCACAGCCGAGAAGCTGGCGATTCTGGAGGATATCCGCCAAGGCAGACTGCCCCTTGCCATTAACCTCAGAGTAGCGCCGGAGTGGGGGGTCATTACAGGATATCTGGCGGAGGGGGATGTGCTGCTGTGCCGCAGTTATTTTGACGATGAGACCTTCAGTGAGCTTGAAGCTGATCCTGAATTCCAGGCTCATATGAGGATAAGCCAGGGGTATCTCCATGTGGATCAATGGCCTTACCGGTTGATTCGCCTTGGCGATCAGTCAGCAGCCCCGTCTGCGCTTGAGAATCTGTATGCATCGCTCCGCCTTAAGCTCGAATCTATGCAGGCTGAGGCCATAGCCAGCAACAGCACTTATGCTGTAGGATACAAAGCGCTGGAGCTATGGAGAGAGGGACTCCTGGACCACCCTTGGTATGCCGCAGCCGACGAAGAAGCCTTCAGCCGCAGGTTATCTGTCAATCACTTCTGCATGATGGCCCTGGCAGATGCCCGCCGCTGCGCCGCCGCCTACTTACGGGGCTCTCTGCCGCTAGTGCATGACCCGAAACAACAGGCAGCCTTGGAAGAGATGTCGGCAATCTATGGGGAAATGGCTGGTCTGCTGGATAAATACTATAAGGAGATGTTAGACCCGGCTATACTCCGAACAACGGGCACTGCCCCCAGAGCCAACTGGACGACCCGGCAGCGTGAAGAGCAGGCAGAGCTGCTGGCGAAGGTTGCTACGCTGGAGCATCAGGGAGATGCTCTTGCGCAAACGGTGCTGAGCCTAACTTCATAG
- a CDS encoding S-layer homology domain-containing protein, whose translation MADIKGHWAESDIQEWLDQGLITGYPDHTFRPGAEVSRGEFVALVNRAYKYSDTKAISFKDLKPANFAYIEVQKATAQGYISGFSDNTFRPDKPITRQETAVILSRILGFDSTGATASVSAQDANLIPAWSKPAVQYLLDQGIMSKNADGAFQPQRNMTRAETVVVIKKALALSTVVYDQAGAFGKDAVSTVHHNVRITASNVTLRNMHIRGDLVIAKEVADGNAYLEQVQVDGVTRIEGGGSNSIHIRNSKLNTVSVNRLNNAVRVVAEGSSSVQEVQILSSAVIEEKDLAGDGFVNVTVLPNTQESSSERTVVLAGDFKKVAVGGSLKEFNVRSGSVANLLIQENLVIPTLNFSKNVVIEQLEMKSKLTISGEGQVKGVVLSEGVPDPKLSKEQTPAVPATGGGGGSSNPGPGGGSGGGSPDPGTGGGNGSTPVPALAVTGITAANGMIEAQFNRNLDSLPDAADFSVLEQVNHGEVHKVEVTLVTLLDNKAATVRLTIPSIANSETEQLAVYSVSYKGGSPVLSGAITVPKANVNVTGRLFVQPYTKDKPVPAYNLRIYLRGVQDTRGTYTAIVEKGGEFTFENVVPGTYAVFMPLSTYNYYSDEFTVKAGENLVLPDFTIIENPPEIQVEQITYTDIPYINGRIMNVYDSFSVKIELENGEQLNSPAEKYRVYFNINLFEFNPDLHLKANDKLFVTVYTDRGWSSQRFEVKVVERPQTKAPVVTSVVYDDTNRIKGTIEEPYADITLTREDGTIIGIANSYGSMFDIYLSNSNSPLFHVGEKLKVYAQARDKRKSEPVYITVAVPTAVTAQPVVTKVVYEYDWEIYGTAEGYSDIVVTRADGTILGQAKNFGPSAGYFWMSLDSQLVAGETLYVTAKGYEKLPSKPVEVVVASKPVTPTPKVVGVVYGDSTKIEVYVPGLSGEAHFFLKTKDGNVIGEFYMAGERASYEVIEFKLTPNVQYQATVVGPLMRESEPFFFTVIDRTKATE comes from the coding sequence ATGGCAGACATCAAAGGACACTGGGCGGAATCGGATATTCAAGAATGGCTGGATCAAGGGCTCATTACCGGCTATCCCGATCATACCTTCCGGCCGGGGGCTGAAGTATCCAGAGGTGAGTTCGTAGCGCTAGTGAACAGAGCGTATAAGTATTCGGATACGAAAGCTATCAGCTTCAAGGATCTGAAGCCGGCGAATTTTGCGTACATAGAAGTACAGAAGGCTACCGCTCAAGGATATATCAGCGGATTCAGCGACAATACCTTCCGTCCTGACAAGCCAATCACAAGGCAGGAAACTGCAGTGATCCTATCCAGAATATTAGGCTTTGACAGTACAGGGGCAACGGCTTCGGTCTCTGCACAGGACGCGAATCTTATCCCTGCCTGGAGCAAACCCGCTGTCCAGTATCTTCTGGATCAGGGGATCATGAGCAAGAATGCGGATGGAGCCTTCCAGCCTCAGCGCAATATGACCCGTGCAGAGACTGTAGTGGTCATTAAGAAGGCGCTGGCTCTGAGTACAGTGGTCTATGATCAGGCGGGTGCTTTTGGAAAGGATGCAGTTAGTACTGTACACCATAATGTAAGAATTACAGCTTCCAATGTCACGCTCCGCAATATGCATATCCGGGGTGACCTCGTCATTGCTAAAGAGGTGGCCGATGGGAACGCCTACCTTGAACAAGTTCAAGTAGACGGTGTAACCCGTATCGAAGGCGGAGGCAGCAACAGTATTCATATCCGGAACAGCAAACTAAACACAGTATCTGTGAATAGACTGAATAATGCGGTGAGAGTTGTAGCTGAGGGTTCAAGCTCGGTGCAGGAAGTACAGATTCTATCCAGCGCGGTTATTGAGGAGAAGGATCTTGCCGGCGACGGTTTTGTGAATGTAACCGTGCTTCCTAATACCCAAGAATCGTCATCAGAGCGCACAGTGGTGCTTGCCGGAGACTTTAAGAAGGTTGCTGTAGGCGGCAGCCTCAAAGAATTCAATGTTCGCTCAGGCAGCGTAGCTAATCTGCTTATCCAAGAAAACCTGGTCATCCCTACTCTGAATTTCAGCAAGAATGTTGTTATTGAGCAGCTGGAAATGAAGAGTAAGCTGACAATCTCCGGCGAGGGACAAGTCAAAGGCGTTGTGTTGTCGGAGGGCGTACCGGACCCTAAGCTGTCAAAAGAACAAACGCCTGCTGTACCTGCAACTGGCGGCGGTGGAGGCTCCTCTAATCCTGGTCCGGGCGGAGGCAGTGGCGGTGGTTCTCCTGATCCGGGTACCGGCGGCGGCAACGGTTCTACTCCTGTACCGGCGCTGGCTGTAACGGGAATTACCGCAGCAAACGGCATGATAGAAGCCCAATTTAACCGGAACCTGGACAGCCTGCCGGATGCTGCTGATTTCTCCGTTCTCGAACAGGTTAATCATGGCGAAGTCCATAAGGTTGAGGTAACTTTGGTTACGCTCCTTGACAATAAAGCAGCAACAGTAAGGCTCACAATTCCTTCAATAGCGAATAGTGAGACTGAGCAACTGGCGGTATACTCCGTATCTTATAAGGGTGGAAGCCCTGTATTATCTGGAGCGATTACTGTGCCTAAAGCTAATGTAAACGTAACTGGGCGTTTGTTTGTTCAGCCTTATACGAAGGATAAGCCGGTTCCTGCCTACAACCTTCGTATCTATTTAAGAGGAGTGCAGGATACTCGGGGGACTTATACGGCTATCGTTGAAAAAGGCGGAGAGTTTACTTTTGAAAATGTGGTGCCGGGTACTTATGCAGTATTTATGCCGCTTTCTACGTACAACTATTATTCAGATGAATTTACTGTGAAAGCAGGTGAAAATCTGGTTCTGCCAGATTTCACGATCATAGAGAATCCGCCTGAAATACAGGTTGAACAAATTACTTATACGGATATCCCTTATATCAACGGAAGGATTATGAACGTTTATGATTCCTTCAGTGTGAAAATTGAGCTTGAGAACGGGGAACAGTTGAACAGTCCTGCCGAAAAATACAGAGTGTACTTTAATATTAATCTATTTGAATTTAACCCGGACCTGCACCTGAAGGCTAATGATAAATTATTTGTGACCGTGTACACGGATCGCGGCTGGTCCAGCCAGCGGTTTGAGGTGAAGGTCGTCGAACGGCCGCAGACTAAGGCGCCTGTAGTAACCAGCGTAGTGTATGACGATACCAATAGGATCAAAGGCACCATAGAAGAACCTTATGCTGATATTACATTAACCAGGGAAGATGGAACAATAATTGGGATAGCTAATAGCTATGGTAGCATGTTTGATATCTACCTTAGTAATTCTAATTCCCCGCTTTTCCATGTTGGTGAGAAGCTGAAGGTTTATGCTCAGGCGAGAGATAAAAGAAAGAGTGAGCCTGTCTACATCACTGTCGCAGTACCTACGGCTGTAACAGCACAACCGGTTGTTACGAAAGTTGTGTATGAATATGATTGGGAAATCTATGGCACAGCCGAAGGATACTCAGACATCGTTGTCACACGTGCGGACGGAACCATTTTGGGGCAGGCAAAAAACTTTGGCCCATCCGCCGGATATTTTTGGATGTCACTTGATTCACAACTTGTTGCCGGAGAGACTCTATATGTAACCGCCAAGGGATACGAGAAGCTCCCTAGCAAGCCTGTTGAGGTTGTAGTAGCCAGCAAACCAGTTACTCCGACACCTAAAGTGGTTGGTGTGGTTTATGGTGATAGTACGAAGATAGAAGTATATGTCCCTGGTCTATCCGGCGAAGCGCATTTCTTTCTTAAGACTAAGGATGGAAATGTAATTGGAGAATTTTATATGGCCGGTGAGCGGGCTTCCTACGAAGTTATAGAATTTAAACTTACTCCTAATGTGCAATATCAAGCGACGGTTGTTGGCCCACTAATGAGAGAGAGCGAACCTTTCTTCTTCACAGTGATAGACCGGACCAAAGCGACCGAATAA
- a CDS encoding GNAT family N-acetyltransferase, whose amino-acid sequence MTDIGKLAAFICARNTGDQQCGYVGSTLEDVMHDLSDGTEEASLVLYEGERITGAIILDIYDVGGGRKDIEVWGPYYSAHPEEELRRLFNYLSKTAQAGAIRYVHLFISGDNTALIEYVARYRAEKVSTHYHYSVAMASAPDSSRHMHPGLSVLPVTEPASRWTGQILDLHNQQFQGAILTPEEITAEIEDSSNSEYDVHAVLNEGRFTGYIIVRRNARTGTLHLEYLCIRPEERSRGIGRHLIACLAEKYKLLGYSGISLVVSEENTAAIRFYDKNGFTRDRIMKHILIGGGMF is encoded by the coding sequence TTGACCGATATCGGGAAGTTAGCGGCGTTCATCTGCGCCCGTAATACAGGAGACCAGCAGTGCGGGTATGTAGGCAGTACGCTGGAGGATGTTATGCATGACCTTAGTGACGGTACGGAGGAAGCCAGTCTGGTGCTGTATGAAGGAGAACGTATTACTGGCGCGATTATCCTGGACATCTATGACGTTGGAGGCGGGCGCAAGGATATTGAGGTATGGGGACCTTATTATTCAGCTCATCCAGAAGAAGAGCTCCGGCGCTTATTCAACTACCTGAGTAAGACTGCTCAAGCTGGAGCTATAAGGTATGTCCATCTTTTTATTAGCGGTGATAATACTGCGCTCATTGAATATGTTGCCCGCTATCGGGCTGAGAAGGTGAGCACACATTACCATTACTCGGTCGCTATGGCATCTGCGCCTGACAGCAGCCGTCACATGCACCCAGGCCTGTCCGTGCTGCCCGTCACAGAGCCTGCCTCCAGGTGGACCGGGCAGATTCTCGATCTGCATAATCAGCAATTTCAAGGCGCAATTCTCACCCCGGAGGAGATTACTGCAGAGATAGAAGACAGCAGCAACAGTGAATATGACGTTCACGCTGTCCTTAACGAGGGCCGGTTCACCGGATACATAATTGTTAGAAGAAATGCACGGACCGGCACCCTTCATCTGGAGTACCTGTGTATCCGGCCCGAAGAGAGAAGCCGGGGCATAGGCAGGCATCTGATTGCCTGTCTGGCAGAGAAGTATAAATTGCTGGGCTATTCGGGTATCAGCTTGGTTGTCAGCGAGGAGAATACAGCCGCCATCCGCTTCTACGACAAGAACGGGTTCACCAGGGACCGGATCATGAAGCATATCCTTATTGGGGGCGGGATGTTCTGA
- a CDS encoding glycoside hydrolase family 18 protein translates to MQIHVVQPGQTLYGIAQAYGISTDTITEANELSAPGRLVAGQALVIPIAGQYYWVQPGDSYYSIAKRFGLKASGLAEVNGLTLNQPLQAGLRLYLPPGPKRQAEVNAYVEPRGESVSQPLQNAAREAAPELTYLAPFSFRIKRDGTLVPPPLDGLASIAAEHQVTLMMVVTNLEDAQFSSELGRIILNDQEVQDRLLENIIAEAKRLNFRDIHFDLEFLRPEDREAYNTFLRKAADVIHKEGFLLSTALAPKTSASQVGAWYTAHDYKVHGEVADFVIIMTYEWGYSGGPAMPVSPIGPVRQVLNYAASEMPAGKIMMGQNLYGYDWTLPFVAGGQYAKALSPQAAIDLARNRNAAIQYDYKAQAPHFNYTDDEGRQHKVWFEDARSIQAKFDLIKELGLRGISYWKLGLPFPQNWLLLTDNFKVVKK, encoded by the coding sequence ATGCAAATACATGTAGTGCAGCCGGGCCAGACGCTGTATGGCATTGCGCAGGCCTACGGAATCAGCACAGATACGATAACTGAGGCGAATGAGCTCTCTGCGCCGGGAAGGCTGGTGGCAGGGCAGGCGCTGGTAATCCCGATTGCCGGGCAATACTATTGGGTGCAGCCGGGCGACAGCTACTATAGCATTGCCAAGCGGTTCGGCCTGAAGGCAAGCGGGCTGGCGGAGGTGAACGGGCTGACGCTGAATCAGCCGCTGCAGGCCGGTCTCCGGCTGTACCTTCCTCCCGGACCGAAGCGGCAGGCGGAAGTGAACGCTTATGTGGAGCCCCGGGGGGAGAGTGTCTCCCAGCCGCTGCAGAATGCTGCCCGTGAGGCTGCTCCTGAGCTGACGTATCTCGCACCGTTCAGCTTCCGGATCAAGCGGGACGGAACACTGGTGCCACCGCCGCTGGACGGCCTCGCTTCCATTGCCGCAGAGCATCAGGTGACGCTGATGATGGTCGTGACGAATCTGGAGGATGCCCAGTTCAGCTCGGAGCTCGGGCGCATCATTCTGAATGATCAGGAGGTCCAGGACCGTCTGCTTGAGAACATCATCGCTGAAGCGAAGCGGCTGAACTTCCGGGATATTCACTTTGATCTGGAGTTTCTCCGGCCGGAGGACCGTGAAGCATACAATACTTTTCTGCGGAAAGCGGCAGATGTCATTCATAAGGAGGGCTTCCTGCTATCCACCGCCCTTGCCCCCAAGACGAGCGCGTCACAGGTTGGGGCCTGGTATACGGCGCATGACTATAAGGTTCACGGTGAGGTGGCTGACTTCGTCATTATTATGACGTATGAATGGGGCTACAGCGGGGGACCGGCGATGCCTGTCTCGCCCATCGGGCCTGTCCGTCAGGTGCTGAACTATGCAGCAAGTGAGATGCCCGCCGGTAAAATCATGATGGGCCAGAACCTGTACGGTTATGATTGGACGCTGCCTTTTGTAGCAGGGGGGCAATATGCGAAAGCGCTCAGTCCGCAGGCAGCCATTGATTTGGCCAGGAACAGGAATGCAGCCATTCAATATGACTATAAAGCCCAGGCGCCGCATTTCAATTACACCGATGATGAGGGGCGGCAGCATAAGGTATGGTTTGAGGATGCCCGCTCGATTCAGGCCAAGTTCGATCTGATCAAGGAGCTCGGGCTGCGGGGCATCAGCTACTGGAAGCTGGGCCTGCCTTTTCCGCAGAATTGGCTGCTGCTTACGGATAACTTCAAGGTGGTCAAAAAATAA
- a CDS encoding glycoside hydrolase family 3 C-terminal domain-containing protein — MSTQNIGVPLEGFAEFSRTVAAEGAVLLKNEGQVLPLGNGESVAVFGRIQVNYYRSGTGSGGSVHVAYTTNLLDGLRSKKNISVNEELAAAYEAWIGLNPFDDGGKVWAAEPWNQKEMPLTDELVKQARSQSAKAVVVIGRTAGEDQDNADTAGSYRLTEDEKTMLVAVTAHFEQTIVVLNVSNIMDMSWVNDAAYVNSISAVIYSWHGGMEGGHAIADVLAGEVTPSGKLTDTIAYSIDDYPSTRNYGNEFKNLYEEDIYVGYRYFETFYPDKVQYEFGYGISYTTFKLEPEEAKLVDQAGEPQIEIGVTVTNTGAVYAGKEVVQVYYEAPQGQLGQPAKALAAFAKTKLLEPGESQRLTVSFPLHSMASYDDAGVTGHASAYVLEAGTYRFYAGTSVKAVSAVLLDGQEGYVLEELKIVEQLEEAMAPTESFMRMKPGARKADGSYELVSSEVPTRKVDLAERIERNLPQTLEQTGNQGYTLRDVHDAKVSMSTFIAQLSDQDLAAIVRGEGMSSPLVTPGTASAFGGVSDSLFSYGIPVAATADGPSGIRMDSGAKATQVSIGTLLAATWNAELVEALYVMEGQELLRNQVDALLGPGLNIRRSPLNGRNFEYFSEDPLISGIFAAACTRGIMKGGSNATLKHFACNNQEKHRSKVDAVVSERALREIYLKGFEIAVKQGGANSIMTSYNPVNGHWAASNYDLNTTLLRGEWGFRGIVMTDWWAIMNDVVNGGPADRKNTNWMVRAQNDLYMVVSNYGAEVNAYDDNTIASLENGTLTRGELQRCAINICEFIMKAPVFSREHEIIEAVDTFKANPAIGAEQVHVLSQNAQVTPAVSGPTYIQADEAGQYRIIVSIMSPEPELAQSACNLTLNGQAVTTIQTNGTEGRWIRQKLVKVELEAGRYELKLDFVKPGLQIEWIEFKQV; from the coding sequence TTGAGTACACAGAACATTGGAGTGCCGTTAGAGGGTTTTGCAGAATTTAGCCGGACGGTAGCCGCAGAAGGTGCGGTACTGCTGAAGAATGAGGGACAGGTGCTTCCGCTGGGTAACGGTGAGAGCGTGGCTGTTTTTGGCAGAATACAGGTGAATTACTACCGCAGCGGTACAGGATCGGGCGGTAGCGTTCACGTTGCATATACGACGAACCTGCTGGATGGACTGCGCAGCAAGAAGAACATTAGCGTGAATGAAGAGCTGGCTGCAGCCTACGAGGCCTGGATCGGGCTGAACCCGTTCGATGACGGCGGCAAGGTATGGGCTGCGGAGCCGTGGAACCAGAAGGAAATGCCGCTTACGGACGAGCTGGTGAAGCAGGCAAGAAGCCAGTCAGCCAAAGCGGTTGTGGTTATTGGACGTACGGCGGGCGAGGATCAGGATAATGCCGATACCGCAGGCAGCTACCGGCTGACGGAAGATGAGAAGACGATGCTTGTCGCGGTTACGGCTCATTTTGAACAGACGATTGTGGTGCTCAATGTGTCCAATATCATGGATATGAGCTGGGTAAATGACGCTGCTTATGTGAATTCTATCTCTGCTGTGATCTATTCCTGGCATGGGGGCATGGAGGGCGGTCACGCGATTGCCGATGTTCTGGCGGGAGAGGTTACGCCAAGCGGCAAGCTGACGGATACCATTGCCTATTCCATTGATGATTACCCGTCGACCCGCAACTACGGTAACGAGTTCAAGAACCTGTACGAGGAAGATATCTATGTAGGCTACCGTTATTTCGAGACCTTCTACCCGGATAAGGTTCAGTATGAATTCGGCTACGGGATCTCGTATACGACCTTCAAGCTGGAGCCGGAGGAAGCGAAGCTGGTGGACCAGGCGGGCGAGCCGCAGATTGAAATCGGCGTCACTGTAACGAATACGGGAGCCGTATACGCCGGTAAAGAAGTCGTGCAGGTGTATTATGAAGCGCCGCAGGGACAGCTGGGTCAGCCGGCCAAAGCTCTGGCAGCCTTCGCTAAGACCAAGCTGCTGGAGCCGGGTGAGTCCCAGCGCCTTACTGTGAGCTTCCCGCTCCATTCCATGGCTTCCTATGATGACGCCGGAGTGACCGGGCATGCTTCTGCTTATGTACTGGAAGCCGGTACCTACCGCTTCTATGCAGGCACCAGTGTCAAAGCAGTGTCAGCAGTGCTTCTGGATGGACAAGAAGGCTATGTGCTGGAAGAGCTTAAGATCGTGGAACAGCTGGAAGAAGCGATGGCACCTACCGAGAGCTTCATGCGGATGAAGCCGGGTGCCCGCAAGGCAGACGGTTCGTATGAGCTTGTCTCCTCCGAGGTGCCTACACGCAAGGTTGATCTGGCGGAGCGGATTGAACGCAATCTCCCGCAGACTCTCGAGCAGACCGGCAATCAGGGATATACCCTGAGAGATGTCCATGACGCAAAAGTCAGCATGAGCACGTTCATTGCCCAGCTAAGCGACCAAGACCTGGCGGCGATTGTCCGGGGCGAAGGGATGAGCAGCCCGCTGGTCACTCCGGGTACGGCTTCGGCGTTCGGGGGCGTCAGCGACAGTCTGTTCAGCTATGGCATTCCGGTTGCAGCTACAGCGGACGGCCCATCCGGTATCCGTATGGACAGTGGAGCGAAGGCTACACAGGTATCGATTGGCACCCTGCTTGCCGCTACATGGAATGCAGAGCTGGTGGAAGCCCTGTATGTCATGGAAGGCCAGGAATTATTGCGCAACCAGGTGGATGCGCTGCTGGGACCGGGACTGAATATCCGGCGCAGCCCGCTGAACGGGCGCAACTTCGAATATTTCTCCGAAGACCCGCTGATTTCGGGAATCTTCGCTGCCGCATGCACACGCGGAATTATGAAGGGCGGCTCTAATGCGACGCTGAAGCATTTTGCCTGCAACAATCAGGAGAAGCACCGCAGTAAGGTCGATGCTGTCGTATCGGAACGCGCGCTTCGTGAGATCTATCTGAAGGGCTTCGAAATCGCAGTCAAGCAGGGCGGAGCCAACTCGATCATGACCTCCTATAACCCGGTGAACGGGCATTGGGCGGCTTCCAACTATGACCTCAACACCACGCTGCTCCGCGGCGAATGGGGCTTCCGGGGGATTGTCATGACCGACTGGTGGGCCATCATGAATGATGTGGTGAACGGAGGACCGGCAGACCGTAAGAATACGAACTGGATGGTCCGCGCCCAGAACGATCTGTACATGGTTGTTAGTAACTATGGGGCAGAGGTTAACGCTTACGATGACAATACAATCGCATCTCTGGAGAATGGCACGCTTACCCGCGGGGAGCTTCAACGCTGCGCGATTAACATCTGTGAATTCATTATGAAGGCTCCGGTATTCTCCAGAGAGCACGAGATTATTGAAGCGGTTGATACGTTCAAGGCTAATCCGGCAATCGGAGCCGAGCAGGTGCACGTGCTGAGCCAGAACGCACAGGTAACCCCTGCGGTGTCCGGGCCGACCTACATTCAGGCAGACGAGGCGGGCCAGTACCGCATTATTGTCAGCATCATGTCTCCTGAGCCTGAGCTTGCACAGAGCGCCTGCAACCTGACGCTGAATGGACAAGCGGTAACCACCATTCAGACGAACGGAACGGAAGGCCGGTGGATCAGACAGAAGCTGGTCAAGGTTGAGCTGGAAGCCGGACGGTATGAGCTGAAGCTGGACTTCGTCAAGCCCGGCCTGCAGATTGAATGGATTGAATTCAAGCAGGTATAG